One Intestinimonas butyriciproducens genomic window, TGGCAATGCTCGCAGCGGGCGGCAAAGCGGCAGCCGGGCTTGGGATCCACGGGGCTGACCACCTCGCCCTTGATGACCTTAATCTCCTTGTTGCGCATGGAGATATCCGGCTCCGGAATGGCGGACAGCAAAGCTTGGGTGTAGGGATGCACAGGCTTTGCGAACAGCTCGTCGGAACTGGTGAGCTCCAGGCACTGGCCAAGGTACATAACCATGATGTTATCAGAGATGTGCTTGACAACGCTCAGGTCATGGGTCACGAACATATAGGTCAGGCCCATGTCATCCTGCAGGTCCATCAGCAGGTTGAGGATCTGTGCCTGAATCGAGACATCCAGAGCGGAAACAGGCTCGTCGCAGACGATGAACTTGGGGTTGACGGACAGCGCACGGGCAATGCCGATACGCTGACGGCGACCGCCGTCCAGCTCGTGGGGATATGCTGTAGCATAGCGCCGGGCCAGACCGACCACGTCCATCAGATGTGCAGCGCGGTTAAAGATTTCGCGCTTCTTGGGCAGCGTCTTGTTGATGATCATGTACTCGGCAATGATCTCAATGACGGACTTGCGGGGATCAAGACTTGCGTACGGGTCCTGGAAGATAATCTGCAGTTCCTGACGCATTTTCTTCATCTGCCTGGTATTGTACTTGGTAATATCATCGCCATTATACAGGATCTGTCCGGAAGTGGGCTCAATCAGGCGCAGAATGGTGCGACCCAGCGTGCTCTTTCCGCAGCCAGACTCGCCGACCACGCCGATGGTCTCGCCGGCGTATACTTTCATGTTGATACCGTCGACTGCGTGCAGGAAGGATTTGTCGCCTACCTTAAAATACTTTTTCAGGTCTACGGTCTCAATCAGAGGGATTCTCTCTTCTGCCATAGCTTAGTCCTCCTTTTCCTGGTGAAAGAGATGGCAACGGATGGAGTGCGTGCCATCGGTATAGACCTCCGGAGGTACCTCCTTGCAGATCTCCATGCACTTGCCGCAGCGCGGTGCAAATTTGCAGCCCTTAGGCAGATTGGTGGGATCCGGCATCAACCCAGCGATGGGCTGCAGACGGGTCGTTTTCGACTTGAGA contains:
- a CDS encoding ABC transporter ATP-binding protein, with translation MAEERIPLIETVDLKKYFKVGDKSFLHAVDGINMKVYAGETIGVVGESGCGKSTLGRTILRLIEPTSGQILYNGDDITKYNTRQMKKMRQELQIIFQDPYASLDPRKSVIEIIAEYMIINKTLPKKREIFNRAAHLMDVVGLARRYATAYPHELDGGRRQRIGIARALSVNPKFIVCDEPVSALDVSIQAQILNLLMDLQDDMGLTYMFVTHDLSVVKHISDNIMVMYLGQCLELTSSDELFAKPVHPYTQALLSAIPEPDISMRNKEIKVIKGEVVSPVDPKPGCRFAARCEHCQERCHQEAPVLKEVSPGHFVACHLCGD